The following proteins are encoded in a genomic region of Nymphaea colorata isolate Beijing-Zhang1983 unplaced genomic scaffold, ASM883128v2 scaffold0284, whole genome shotgun sequence:
- the LOC126409442 gene encoding ATP synthase subunit alpha, chloroplastic-like, with translation MVTIRAEEISNIIRERIEQYNREVKIVNTGTVLQVGDGIARIHGLDEVMAGELVEFEEGTIGIALNLESNNVGVVLMGDGLMIQEGSSVKATGRIAQIPVSEAYLGRVINALAKPIDGRGEILASEYRLIESPAPGIISRRSVYEPLQTGLIAIDSMIPIGRGQRELIIGDRQTGKTAVATDTILNQKGQNVICVYVAIGQKASSVAQVVTTFQERGAMEYTIVVAETADSPATLQYLAPYTGAALAEYFMYRQRHTLIIYDDLSKQAQSYRQMSLLLRRPPGREAYPGDVFYLHSRLLERAAKLSSRLGEGSMTALPIVETQSGDVSAYIPTNVISITDGQIFLSADLFNAGIRPAINVGISVSRVGSAAQIKAMKQVAGKLKLELAQFAELEAFAQFASDLDKATQNQLARGQRLRELLKQSQSSPLAVDEQIVTIYTGTNGYLDQLEIGQVKKFIVQLRTHLRTNKPQLQEIISSTKVFTEQAEAL, from the coding sequence ATGGTAACCATTCGAGCCGAAGAAATTAGTAATATTATCCGCGAACGGATTGAGCAATATAATAGAGAAGTAAAGATTGTGAACACTGGTACCGTACTTCAAGTGGGCGACGGCATTGCTCGTATtcatggtcttgatgaagtaatGGCAGGTGAATTAGTAGAGTTTGAAGAGGGTACGATAGGTATTGCTCTGAATTTGGAATCCAATAATGTTGGCGTTGTATTAATGGGTGACGGTTTGATGATACAAGAGGGTAGTTCCGTGAAAGCAACAGGACGAATTGCTCAGATACCGGTGAGTGAGGCTTATTTGGGTCGTGTTATAAATGCCCTAGCTAAACCTATTGATGGGAGGGGTGAAATTTTAGCTTCTGAATATCGGTTAATTGAGTCTCCCGCTCCAGGTATTATTTCGAGACGTTCCGTATATGAGCCTCTTCAAACGGGGCTTATTGCTATTGATTCGATGATCCCTATAGGACGCGGTCAGCGAGAATTAATTATTGGGGACAGACAGACCGGTAAAACAGCAGTAGCTACAGATACTATTCTCAatcaaaaaggtcaaaatgtaATATGCGTTTATGTAGCTATTGGTCAAAAAGCATCTTCCGTGGCTCAGGTAGTGACTACTTTCCAGGAACGGGGAGCAATGGAATACACCATTGTGGTAGCGGAAACAGCGGATTCGCCTGCTACATTACAATACCTCGCTCCTTATACAGGAGCCGCTCTGGCTGAATATTTTATGTACCGTCAACGACATACCTTAATAATTTATGATGATCTCTCCAAACAAGCACAATCTTATCGCCAAATGTCCCTTCTATTAAGAAGACCACCTGGTCGCGAAGCTTATCCAGGAGacgttttttatttgcattcccGCCTTTTGGAAAGAGCCGCTAAACTAAGTTCTCGTTTAGGCGAAGGAAGTATGACTGCTTTACCAATAGTTGAGACTCAATCTGGGGACGTTTCGGCTTATATTCCCACTAATGTCATTTCCATTACAGATGGGCAAATCTTCTTATCCGCGGATTTATTCAATGCTGGAATCCGTCCAGCTATTAATGTGGGTATTTCCGTCTCCAGAGTAGGATCCGCAGCTCAAATTAAAGCCATGAAACAAGTAGCcggcaaattaaaattagaattggCTCAATTTGCAGAGTTAGAAGCCTTTGCGCAATTCGCTTCCGATCTAGATAAAGCTACTCAGAATCAATTGGCAAGAGGTCAACGATTACGGGAGTTGCTCAAACAATCCCAATCATCCCCTCTCGCGGTGGATGAACAGATAGTTACTATTTATACCGGAACGAATGGATATCTTGATCAATTAGAAATTGGACaggtaaagaaatttattgttcaGTTACGTACCCATTTAAGAACAAATAAGCCTCAGTTACAAGAAATCATATCTTCTACCAAGGTATTCACCGAGCAAGCGGAAGCCCTTTGA